A region of Streptomyces sp. TG1A-60 DNA encodes the following proteins:
- a CDS encoding Ig-like domain-containing protein — MNHAQTHTRRAGAALAAVLTWASLLAGAAGCTAESPLTSAKAPDDTIRVAPEDGSRGVRPEQRFEVRVPSGRLESVKVVKSQDAQESPVPGRLSADGMTWRPTGARKLALAAKYTVDAVALDGHGRRSARHVTFTTYVPDERFIAYVTPENRATVGTGMIVSLEFNREIEDRAAVERAVDVTAEPAVDVRPHWFGGDRLDFRPRTYWKPGTKVTVGLRLRDVEGAPGVYGQQYRTFSFTVGRHQVSTVDAARHTMRVERGAGVLATLPVTAGAPSTTTYNGKMVVTEMLEVTRMNGATVGFKKANGKGEYDIPDVPHAMRLTTSGTFLHGNYWAPDIFGRANVSHGCVGLRDVKGGSSSTPAGWFFDRSLVGDVVEVVNSNDKRVAPDNGLGGWNMGWKEWKAGTAVK, encoded by the coding sequence GTGAACCACGCACAGACGCACACGCGCCGCGCCGGGGCCGCCCTGGCCGCCGTACTCACCTGGGCGAGCCTGCTGGCCGGGGCCGCCGGATGCACCGCCGAATCGCCGCTGACCAGCGCAAAGGCCCCTGACGACACGATCCGGGTCGCACCGGAGGACGGCAGCAGGGGCGTGCGCCCGGAGCAGCGCTTCGAAGTACGGGTGCCGAGCGGGCGCCTGGAGTCCGTCAAGGTCGTGAAGTCGCAGGACGCCCAGGAGTCACCCGTGCCGGGGCGGCTGTCCGCCGACGGGATGACCTGGCGCCCCACCGGCGCACGGAAGCTCGCGCTGGCCGCCAAGTACACCGTCGACGCGGTCGCCCTCGACGGCCACGGCCGCCGCTCGGCACGCCACGTCACCTTCACGACGTACGTCCCCGACGAACGCTTCATCGCGTACGTCACACCGGAGAACCGGGCCACCGTCGGCACCGGGATGATCGTCTCCCTGGAGTTCAACCGGGAGATCGAGGACCGCGCGGCCGTCGAGCGCGCCGTCGACGTGACCGCCGAGCCGGCCGTCGACGTCCGCCCGCACTGGTTCGGCGGGGACCGCCTCGACTTCCGTCCGCGGACGTACTGGAAGCCCGGCACGAAGGTCACCGTCGGTCTGCGGCTGCGGGACGTCGAGGGCGCGCCGGGTGTCTACGGCCAGCAGTACAGGACCTTCTCCTTCACCGTCGGCCGCCACCAGGTCAGCACCGTCGACGCGGCCAGGCACACCATGCGTGTGGAGCGCGGCGCCGGTGTGCTAGCCACCCTGCCCGTCACGGCCGGGGCGCCCAGCACCACGACGTACAACGGGAAGATGGTCGTCACCGAGATGCTGGAGGTGACGCGGATGAACGGCGCCACCGTCGGTTTCAAGAAGGCGAACGGCAAGGGCGAGTACGACATCCCGGACGTCCCGCACGCCATGCGTCTGACCACCTCCGGCACCTTCCTGCACGGCAACTACTGGGCCCCGGACATCTTCGGACGGGCCAACGTCAGTCATGGCTGCGTGGGCCTGCGCGATGTGAAGGGCGGCAGTTCGAGCACCCCGGCGGGCTGGTTCTTCGACCGCAGTCTCGTCGGGGACGTCGTCGAGGTGGTCAACAGCAACGACAAAAGGGTCGCTCCCGACAACGGCCTCGGAGGGTGGAACATGGGGTGGAAGGAATGGAAAGCGGGTACCGCGGTGAAGTAG